A window of the Corynebacterium minutissimum genome harbors these coding sequences:
- a CDS encoding alpha/beta hydrolase, whose product MHTLHDEYSGRPVAEDARKALKPFRDGGAKSFHNFPIPQVRENYVASAHANPLHEAKEPATTDFQVDEFQVRLYDPRPEEERGQETPAVLYMHGGGWLMGNLETHHSSVRRIAVLTGLPVVAVDYRLAPEHTYPAAIDDCRAAYRWLSNPEAEHGLTVTSIAVAGDSAGGQLAATLANEFVGEENVAKLSAQILLYPITDCSRERTENGASYKRLEEGFPLASDTMRWFIDTFVTEESQRTATDLSPLLLEELPEGLPPSLVITVDNDPLADEGIEYAGKLAKAGVDVTHKHLLGYHHGLFTSAAIIDRGEEELAGVAEFIKAVTS is encoded by the coding sequence GGGGCGAAGTCCTTCCATAACTTCCCCATCCCGCAGGTGCGTGAGAACTACGTAGCCTCAGCCCACGCCAACCCGCTCCATGAGGCGAAGGAACCCGCGACCACGGATTTCCAGGTCGACGAGTTCCAGGTTCGCCTCTATGATCCCCGCCCGGAGGAGGAGCGCGGCCAGGAGACCCCTGCGGTGCTCTACATGCACGGTGGCGGCTGGCTCATGGGCAACCTGGAGACCCACCACTCCTCGGTACGCCGTATCGCGGTGCTGACCGGTCTCCCAGTCGTTGCGGTGGATTATCGTCTCGCCCCAGAGCACACCTACCCGGCGGCTATCGACGATTGCCGCGCCGCCTACCGTTGGCTGTCCAACCCGGAGGCTGAGCACGGACTGACCGTGACCTCTATCGCGGTCGCCGGCGACTCGGCCGGTGGCCAGCTCGCCGCTACCCTGGCGAACGAGTTTGTGGGCGAGGAGAACGTCGCCAAGCTCAGCGCCCAAATCCTCCTCTACCCGATCACGGATTGCTCCCGCGAGCGCACCGAGAACGGTGCTTCCTACAAGCGCTTGGAGGAGGGCTTCCCGCTGGCGTCGGACACCATGCGCTGGTTCATCGATACCTTCGTCACGGAGGAATCGCAGCGCACCGCCACGGATCTCTCCCCGCTGTTGTTGGAAGAGCTACCGGAGGGACTACCCCCGTCACTCGTCATCACGGTGGACAACGATCCGCTGGCGGACGAGGGCATCGAGTATGCCGGCAAGCTGGCCAAGGCTGGTGTGGATGTCACGCACAAGCACCTCCTGGGTTATCACCACGGCTTGTTTACCTCCGCCGCCATCATTGACCGCGGCGAGGAAGAGCTCGCTGGCGTTGCCGAGTTCATCAAGGCGGTGACTAGCTAA